The Methylomonas montana genome has a window encoding:
- a CDS encoding AAA family ATPase, translated as MKLTIDKRHLEQLLTDHPRLQSLSDQLRLGNKAQVSFDQLSSTELASLAGIYQQAGEALQQQAALLAALQQAMAENTKRYNAEQLEMLLPDIAQYLLDGAIRGWFFQVVGGGRTLAYLITRLDYTPPGEEEAGRILIELKANSKGKIANETLIIRGKDLADKTIPEIFAGKGYLKETAELIASYDEASSRYFDWRARYGEQFSGWGTGHYAEDPTASHRNNDWTRKNTVVLSSGGGACRLVNDENILADRALSLDASGDIFGNYLRKAGKSMRYDSKTESAMEASKAEIAKGLFTELPVHGYILLFHLELHHHVWVHVDDLRPYVYQPELKTKLILPPEQTDLIDILTAEMDMLMDDIVEGKSGGTTVLCAGPAGVGKTLTAEVYSEIIKRPLYRVHSGQLGLNVAEMEKTLKDTLIRAQRWGAVMLIDEADVYIKKRADNLASNAVVGVFLRVLEYFNGLLFLTTNRVDDIDEAIISRCIAMLRYHSPDHEDRCKIWRVMTEQFALPVEENLIDELAAIFPGATGRDIKGLTKLVAKFCQQKQLAPELEVFKRCSVFRGLELADEAA; from the coding sequence ATGAAATTAACCATAGACAAACGTCATCTCGAACAACTGCTAACCGATCATCCGCGCTTGCAGAGCCTGAGCGATCAATTGCGCCTGGGCAACAAAGCCCAGGTCTCGTTCGATCAACTCAGCAGCACCGAACTGGCCAGTCTGGCCGGGATTTATCAGCAAGCCGGCGAAGCGCTGCAACAGCAAGCGGCCTTGTTGGCGGCACTGCAACAGGCCATGGCCGAGAACACCAAGCGCTATAACGCCGAGCAATTGGAGATGCTGTTGCCCGACATTGCTCAGTATCTGCTGGACGGAGCGATTCGCGGCTGGTTCTTTCAGGTAGTAGGCGGTGGCCGCACCTTGGCTTATCTGATTACCCGCCTGGATTACACACCGCCTGGCGAGGAAGAAGCCGGACGGATATTGATCGAATTAAAAGCCAACAGCAAAGGCAAAATCGCCAACGAGACCTTGATCATCCGTGGCAAGGATTTGGCCGACAAAACCATCCCGGAAATTTTCGCCGGCAAAGGTTATTTGAAAGAAACCGCCGAGTTGATCGCCAGTTACGACGAAGCCTCCAGCCGCTATTTCGACTGGCGGGCTCGCTACGGCGAACAGTTTTCCGGCTGGGGCACCGGCCACTACGCCGAAGACCCCACTGCCAGCCACCGCAACAACGACTGGACGCGCAAAAACACCGTGGTGTTGTCGTCCGGCGGTGGCGCTTGCCGTTTGGTCAATGACGAAAACATTCTGGCTGACCGGGCGCTAAGCCTGGATGCCTCCGGCGATATTTTCGGCAACTATCTGCGCAAAGCCGGCAAAAGCATGCGTTACGACAGCAAAACCGAAAGCGCGATGGAAGCCAGCAAGGCCGAGATTGCCAAGGGCTTGTTCACGGAGTTGCCGGTACACGGTTACATCCTGCTGTTTCATCTGGAATTACACCATCACGTCTGGGTGCATGTCGACGATCTGCGGCCCTACGTCTATCAGCCGGAATTGAAAACAAAGCTGATCCTGCCGCCGGAGCAGACCGACTTGATCGACATTCTGACCGCCGAAATGGATATGTTGATGGACGATATTGTGGAAGGCAAATCCGGCGGCACCACGGTGTTATGCGCCGGTCCGGCCGGGGTGGGCAAGACGCTGACCGCCGAAGTGTATTCGGAAATCATCAAGCGGCCCTTGTACCGGGTGCATTCCGGCCAGTTGGGCCTGAACGTCGCCGAAATGGAAAAAACCCTGAAGGACACCTTGATCCGTGCCCAGCGCTGGGGGGCGGTGATGCTGATCGACGAAGCCGATGTTTACATCAAAAAGCGCGCCGACAATCTGGCGTCCAATGCGGTGGTCGGGGTGTTTTTGCGGGTGCTGGAATATTTTAACGGCCTGCTGTTCTTGACCACCAACCGGGTGGACGACATCGACGAGGCTATCATTTCCCGCTGTATTGCGATGCTGCGCTATCACTCCCCGGACCATGAAGATCGCTGCAAAATCTGGCGGGTAATGACGGAACAATTTGCCTTGCCGGTTGAGGAAAATCTGATCGACGAACTGGCGGCCATCTTTCCCGGTGCCACCGGCCGCGATATCAAAGGCCTGACCAAACTGGTCGCCAAGTTCTGCCAGCAAAAACAACTGGCGCCGGAGCTGGAGGTATTCAAGCGCTGTTCGGTGTTTAGAGGCTTGGAATTAGCCGACGAAGCGGCCTGA
- a CDS encoding PqiC family protein, which translates to MKHIIYLPMLLFALLLNACGSTPMQFYMLNAETGAPLSGTALPAGTVLGLGPVHLPAYLDRPQLVTALSEHQYQLDEHSRWAERLDENITRALGLSLAKQLGIEQVVRYPWAPRQAIDYQISFDILELHQTAAGQSRLSVQWQLKKAEQVIKGKRFECSEAAADDAEAIVTAQSRCLTRFSAELADTVRQAAR; encoded by the coding sequence ATGAAACACATAATTTATTTGCCAATGCTACTTTTCGCGCTGCTACTGAATGCTTGCGGTAGTACGCCGATGCAGTTTTACATGCTCAATGCCGAAACCGGCGCGCCGCTGTCGGGCACTGCTTTGCCGGCAGGCACCGTTTTGGGTTTAGGACCAGTCCATTTGCCGGCTTATCTGGATCGCCCGCAGTTGGTCACGGCCTTGAGCGAGCATCAATACCAACTGGACGAGCACAGCCGTTGGGCTGAGCGCCTGGATGAAAATATCACCCGCGCCTTGGGGCTTTCCTTAGCCAAACAGCTGGGTATCGAACAAGTGGTCCGCTATCCGTGGGCGCCACGCCAAGCTATCGATTACCAAATCAGCTTCGACATCCTGGAATTACATCAAACCGCCGCCGGCCAAAGCCGCTTATCGGTGCAGTGGCAATTGAAAAAAGCCGAACAAGTGATCAAAGGTAAACGTTTTGAGTGCAGCGAAGCAGCGGCCGATGACGCCGAAGCCATAGTCACTGCGCAAAGCCGTTGCTTGACAAGGTTTAGCGCCGAATTGGCGGATACGGTGCGTCAAGCAGCGCGCTAA
- a CDS encoding (Fe-S)-binding protein: MKLFLDWSSYENAGMGDAYADIPKHGADFAKAVAVCIGSRQCERDAKGVMCPSFRVSQNPGLSPGGRVKALKAALNADNDTAFFNPDLAETMALCVSCKGCKRECENEVDMALIKAEFLAQQVQRNGLTPRRRLWAELPKILRWRGIRSLIQWRNRLPLLARLGEAWLGISAKVRLPEPAAQPYQVPKQSELGLHPELADKQVVLLVDTFNYYFNPAAAEAAKKLLNSAGYHVHIATPLAGDDSDRPLCCGRTYFSNGLIDQARAEAGRMVTALADHVAAGRTIIGLEPSCILSLRDEYLKLGLGEPAQKLAEKILLLEEFIVREQTGKRWPLEFQAIPGVNSLLLHGHCHQKAVGAIKSVRKLLKQLPDLKFELIESSCCGMAGNFGVEAEHYDQAQAMAELALFPALRAEPDALLVSNGFSCQQQIGNGGFAKPLHLAEVLCLALPSQD, encoded by the coding sequence ATGAAACTGTTTCTGGATTGGTCGTCTTACGAAAACGCCGGGATGGGCGACGCCTATGCCGATATTCCCAAACACGGCGCCGATTTCGCCAAGGCCGTGGCGGTGTGCATCGGTAGCCGGCAGTGCGAACGGGACGCCAAAGGGGTAATGTGCCCAAGTTTTAGAGTTTCGCAAAATCCAGGATTATCGCCGGGCGGCCGGGTGAAAGCCTTGAAAGCGGCCTTGAATGCCGACAACGACACTGCTTTTTTCAATCCCGATTTAGCCGAAACCATGGCCTTGTGCGTCAGTTGCAAGGGCTGCAAGCGCGAATGCGAGAACGAAGTGGATATGGCTCTGATCAAGGCCGAGTTTCTGGCGCAGCAAGTGCAGCGCAATGGCTTGACGCCAAGGCGGCGGCTGTGGGCGGAGTTACCGAAGATACTGCGTTGGCGCGGAATCCGGTCTTTAATCCAGTGGCGCAATCGTTTGCCGCTGCTGGCACGTTTAGGCGAAGCCTGGCTGGGCATCAGCGCCAAAGTCCGCTTGCCGGAACCGGCTGCACAGCCCTACCAAGTACCTAAACAATCCGAACTTGGGTTGCATCCGGAGTTGGCCGACAAACAAGTCGTGCTGCTGGTCGATACCTTCAATTATTATTTCAATCCGGCCGCGGCCGAAGCCGCTAAAAAGCTGCTGAATAGCGCTGGTTATCATGTACATATCGCCACTCCGTTAGCCGGCGACGATTCGGACCGCCCCCTGTGCTGCGGCCGCACATACTTTTCCAATGGCCTGATCGACCAGGCCCGCGCCGAAGCCGGGCGCATGGTCACGGCGCTGGCCGATCATGTCGCCGCCGGCCGCACCATTATCGGCCTGGAGCCGTCCTGCATCCTCAGTTTACGCGACGAATATTTAAAGCTGGGCCTGGGCGAGCCGGCGCAAAAACTGGCGGAAAAAATCTTGCTGCTGGAAGAGTTTATCGTCCGCGAACAAACCGGTAAACGTTGGCCGTTAGAGTTTCAAGCCATTCCCGGCGTCAACAGTTTGCTGTTGCACGGCCACTGCCATCAAAAAGCCGTCGGCGCGATCAAGTCGGTGCGCAAGCTGCTCAAACAACTGCCCGATCTGAAATTTGAGCTGATCGAATCGTCCTGCTGCGGCATGGCCGGCAACTTCGGCGTCGAAGCCGAACATTATGATCAGGCCCAAGCCATGGCCGAATTGGCCTTGTTCCCGGCGTTGCGGGCCGAACCCGACGCGCTGCTGGTCAGCAACGGATTTTCCTGCCAACAGCAGATCGGCAACGGCGGTTTCGCCAAGCCGCTGCATTTAGCCGAAGTACTTTGTTTAGCCTTACCGTCACAGGATTGA
- a CDS encoding DUF6156 family protein has protein sequence MELENCDCRYFISYSGVKLPLKLVNELEDESHLENRNTYFRGCYDTDQRLLLLEKLVYGDVELRHVYTYHANGTLAEAEITDADGEINVLRFDETGAALATD, from the coding sequence GTGGAATTGGAAAACTGCGACTGCCGCTATTTCATCAGCTATAGCGGCGTAAAACTACCGTTGAAACTTGTCAACGAATTGGAAGACGAAAGCCATCTGGAAAACCGTAACACTTATTTTCGCGGCTGTTACGATACCGATCAGCGCTTACTGCTGTTGGAAAAACTGGTCTACGGCGATGTGGAATTGCGCCATGTCTACACCTACCATGCCAACGGCACGCTGGCCGAAGCGGAAATTACCGATGCGGATGGCGAGATCAATGTATTGCGCTTCGACGAAACGGGGGCGGCGTTAGCAACGGATTAA
- a CDS encoding MlaD family protein, whose translation MSKQANPLAIGAFLVGALILLTAGVMIFGGSDFFKDKKRFVIFFDSALNGLNVGAPVKLQGVQIGNVNEISLVMDSATGRIFKPVVIEIDPALLQDLSVQQSGGHSKKQRMQDAQRMIDAGLKGRLETQSLLTGLLYVDLNFYSDKPINLVKLDYKNLPELPSVPTTVDEIRNTADEIFNRVRQLPLEEITKNMADTLNSMHGLLESEETKKSMTALANSLQETQRLMGSLNDQIGPLMVNANSALTETRTTLQDFNKELLPVLKAAEQSLNAATKMMEGSQNALTAVETMAAPDAQLGQTLVEMRNAARSLKDLTESLERRPESLIYGK comes from the coding sequence GTGAGCAAACAGGCCAATCCACTTGCCATCGGCGCGTTTTTGGTCGGCGCACTGATTTTGCTGACGGCGGGCGTGATGATTTTCGGCGGCAGCGATTTTTTTAAGGACAAAAAACGCTTCGTGATTTTTTTCGATTCCGCGTTAAACGGTTTGAACGTCGGCGCGCCGGTCAAGTTACAAGGCGTGCAGATCGGCAATGTCAACGAGATTTCTCTGGTGATGGATTCCGCGACCGGCCGCATTTTCAAGCCGGTGGTGATCGAAATCGATCCAGCCTTGCTGCAAGACTTGTCGGTACAGCAATCCGGCGGCCACAGCAAAAAACAGCGTATGCAGGATGCTCAACGTATGATCGATGCCGGTTTAAAGGGCCGCTTGGAGACCCAGAGTTTGCTAACCGGCCTACTGTATGTGGATTTGAATTTTTATAGCGACAAGCCGATCAATCTGGTCAAGCTGGATTACAAGAATCTGCCGGAACTGCCCAGCGTACCGACCACAGTCGATGAAATTCGCAACACCGCTGACGAAATCTTCAACCGGGTGCGGCAGTTACCGTTGGAAGAGATTACCAAAAACATGGCGGATACCTTGAATTCGATGCATGGCTTGCTGGAGTCCGAAGAGACCAAAAAATCGATGACGGCCTTGGCTAATTCCTTGCAGGAAACCCAGCGGCTGATGGGCTCGCTAAACGATCAGATCGGGCCGTTAATGGTCAACGCCAATAGCGCCCTGACCGAGACTCGCACCACCTTGCAAGACTTTAACAAAGAATTGTTGCCGGTGTTGAAAGCCGCCGAACAAAGTTTGAATGCCGCGACCAAGATGATGGAAGGCTCGCAAAATGCTTTAACCGCAGTGGAAACGATGGCCGCGCCGGATGCGCAACTGGGTCAAACTTTGGTGGAAATGCGCAATGCCGCACGTTCCTTGAAGGATTTGACCGAGTCGCTGGAGCGGCGGCCAGAGTCGTTGATATACGGCAAATAG
- the ssb gene encoding single-stranded DNA-binding protein, which translates to MLNKVMLIGRLGADPEVRYMPSGDAITTIRLATSRRWKDRNTNERKEETEWHRVVFFSGLAKIAGEYLKKGSQVYVDGRIRTQKWQGQDGQERYTTEIVAENMHMLDSRSGGTTSYADSNTPPASNYDNRQSAPAAGPQSAPASYDDFDDDIPF; encoded by the coding sequence ATGCTGAATAAAGTCATGCTGATCGGCCGCCTCGGCGCCGATCCGGAAGTACGTTATATGCCGAGCGGAGACGCCATTACCACCATCCGCTTGGCCACCAGCCGCCGCTGGAAAGACCGCAATACCAACGAACGCAAGGAAGAAACCGAATGGCACCGGGTGGTGTTCTTCAGCGGTTTGGCCAAAATCGCCGGCGAATATCTGAAAAAAGGTAGCCAGGTTTATGTCGACGGCCGGATTCGCACCCAAAAATGGCAAGGCCAGGACGGTCAGGAACGCTACACCACCGAAATCGTCGCCGAAAACATGCATATGCTGGATAGCCGCAGCGGCGGCACCACTAGTTACGCCGACAGCAACACGCCGCCGGCCAGCAACTACGACAATCGCCAGTCTGCGCCTGCTGCCGGCCCGCAATCGGCGCCGGCTTCGTACGACGATTTCGATGACGACATCCCGTTCTAA
- a CDS encoding MlaE family ABC transporter permease, translating into MTQAETLALTDSGAQPGTISATRQQQTLAVAFGGDWVLDAQMPALDAVLAQIETEQGVQNLTFSTEALGRWDSMLVTELIKLIDCASHKGIAVDKTTLPAAIQGLLALVYAVPERVDAHRDQQKTSWSQALAVSTGNAIQHGKEILIFVGEMTTSTLATLRGQAHFRYQDLWLYIQECGPSALPIVTLISLLVGLILAFVGAVQLSLFGAQIYIANLVSLGMTREMGGLMTAIIMSGRTGAAYAAQLGTMHVNSEIDALKTMNLDPMAFLVLPRMLALIIIMPLLCLYADLMGIIGGGLVTVNFFDVSLTEYLDRTASAVKMKDFVIGFVKCSVFGILIALSGCMRGMQCGRSASAVGDAGTSAVVTAIVFIVVADSVMTIICNRLGI; encoded by the coding sequence ATGACACAAGCTGAAACCTTGGCGCTCACCGACTCGGGCGCACAGCCCGGTACGATAAGCGCAACTCGCCAACAACAGACTTTGGCCGTTGCGTTCGGCGGCGACTGGGTACTCGATGCGCAAATGCCAGCGCTCGACGCCGTGTTGGCGCAGATCGAAACCGAACAGGGTGTCCAAAATCTAACATTTTCGACGGAGGCTTTAGGACGTTGGGATAGCATGCTGGTCACCGAATTGATCAAACTGATCGATTGTGCGTCCCATAAAGGCATAGCCGTCGATAAAACGACCTTGCCGGCGGCGATTCAAGGTTTGCTGGCTCTGGTTTACGCGGTACCGGAGCGCGTCGATGCGCATCGCGACCAACAAAAAACCAGTTGGTCGCAGGCATTGGCCGTCAGTACGGGTAATGCCATTCAGCATGGTAAAGAGATTTTGATTTTCGTCGGCGAAATGACCACCAGCACGTTGGCGACATTACGCGGCCAGGCGCATTTTCGCTACCAAGATTTATGGTTGTATATCCAGGAATGCGGGCCGTCGGCGCTGCCCATCGTCACCCTGATCAGCCTGCTGGTCGGTTTGATTCTGGCCTTCGTCGGCGCGGTGCAGCTGTCCTTGTTCGGCGCGCAAATCTATATCGCCAATCTGGTTAGTCTGGGCATGACCCGTGAAATGGGCGGGCTGATGACGGCGATCATCATGTCCGGACGCACCGGCGCCGCCTACGCCGCGCAACTGGGCACCATGCACGTCAACAGCGAAATCGATGCGCTGAAAACCATGAATCTGGACCCGATGGCGTTTCTGGTGCTGCCGCGCATGCTGGCCTTGATTATCATCATGCCGCTGTTGTGTTTGTACGCCGACTTAATGGGCATTATCGGCGGCGGCCTGGTGACGGTGAATTTCTTCGACGTGTCCTTGACCGAATATCTGGACCGTACCGCCAGCGCGGTCAAGATGAAGGATTTCGTGATCGGTTTTGTTAAATGTTCGGTATTTGGGATTCTGATCGCCTTGTCGGGTTGCATGCGCGGCATGCAATGCGGCCGCAGCGCCTCGGCGGTCGGTGATGCCGGCACTTCGGCGGTGGTCACGGCCATCGTCTTTATCGTGGTGGCCGATTCGGTGATGACCATCATCTGCAATCGCTTGGGGATTTAA
- a CDS encoding CHASE2 domain-containing protein, which yields MTRFWLRSLAIGFVVFLCGGAINFIVDLESTLGLDTLLRIRGPQTPPSAIVLIAMDEASEHRLGVGQDLTRWRSFHAGLIQRLQQQGALLVVFDLQFIQPHPADDPALVAAMREAGNVLLVECVQKFRHGVEDFYGREECSDTNSQPVVARDGDSNTALSEQLVAMRSVTATAAIAEAALDHAPFFLINDAENASIREVWTFFDALAEAPSLPMVTWLYYLQRSGATAQTDRPFSAWLTEQRRACRSKSDGLPARSPLQRRIDNLLCNGDSRYLNYYGPPRTLRMESYSDVYDGKVGDLQGKVVFVGRANRQFSPGKSDFFQTPYSDSRTGKMAGVEIMATQFANLLEDCFIEMPAPSGLVSGAFGLLVALVLVRFAGWTGIAISLAFASMYAGLAVWLFGLRHWWLPVAMPLLLQLPLSWLLTLAWSRYELMRERGRMLAFVRRVFPQWVGMLPAAPGQWTETANVGAASTERDVSGLCLATDIEGYTTIAARHSPREMWTLLNTYYQVLGHPVVSHDGVIADVTGDAMMAVWFDAPASSQRRAACLAALEMATAVASFNLSSSLAPLATRIGLHEGELTLGRLDAGDTSHYRAIGDTVNTASRIQGVNKYLGTKILASKSVTADLTDIVYRPVGAFRLLGRAEPVELLEIVGTVGQIDAQHNALYRQFADGLQAFRQGQWNDAARLFQDALEMNTDDGPTRFYRQQALARLQNPEQAWDGVITLDGK from the coding sequence ATGACCCGCTTTTGGCTCCGCTCGCTCGCCATCGGTTTTGTCGTTTTTCTATGCGGTGGCGCCATCAATTTCATCGTTGATTTAGAGTCAACGCTGGGGCTAGATACCCTGCTCCGAATCCGAGGCCCCCAAACGCCACCTTCAGCGATAGTGCTGATCGCAATGGACGAAGCCTCGGAACACCGGCTTGGCGTCGGTCAAGATCTCACGCGCTGGCGCAGCTTTCACGCCGGATTAATCCAACGCCTACAGCAACAAGGTGCGCTATTGGTCGTATTCGACCTGCAATTCATTCAACCCCACCCAGCCGACGACCCAGCTCTTGTCGCCGCGATGCGCGAGGCCGGCAACGTTTTGCTGGTCGAATGCGTGCAAAAATTTCGGCATGGCGTCGAGGACTTTTACGGCCGGGAGGAATGTTCGGATACCAATAGTCAGCCCGTCGTTGCCAGGGACGGCGACTCGAATACGGCGCTATCCGAACAATTGGTGGCGATGCGTAGCGTCACGGCGACGGCAGCCATTGCCGAAGCGGCATTGGACCATGCGCCGTTTTTCCTGATTAATGACGCGGAAAACGCCAGCATCCGCGAAGTCTGGACCTTTTTCGATGCCTTGGCCGAAGCGCCGAGTCTGCCGATGGTAACCTGGCTTTACTATCTACAACGTTCCGGCGCCACTGCGCAAACCGATCGACCGTTCTCCGCTTGGTTAACCGAGCAACGCCGCGCATGCCGGTCCAAAAGCGATGGCTTGCCCGCGCGATCGCCGCTGCAACGCCGCATCGATAACTTGCTATGCAATGGCGACAGCCGCTATCTGAATTACTACGGCCCGCCTCGCACGCTGAGGATGGAATCCTATAGCGACGTGTACGACGGCAAGGTTGGCGATTTACAGGGCAAAGTGGTGTTCGTCGGCCGCGCCAACCGCCAATTTTCGCCAGGCAAATCCGACTTTTTCCAAACCCCCTATTCCGACTCGCGCACCGGCAAAATGGCCGGAGTGGAGATCATGGCCACGCAATTTGCCAATTTATTGGAAGACTGTTTTATCGAAATGCCGGCGCCGAGCGGGCTCGTATCCGGCGCCTTTGGCTTGCTGGTCGCATTGGTACTGGTTCGATTTGCCGGCTGGACCGGCATCGCGATCAGCTTGGCGTTTGCCTCAATGTATGCCGGCTTGGCTGTCTGGCTGTTCGGGCTACGCCATTGGTGGCTACCGGTGGCGATGCCATTGTTGCTTCAATTGCCGCTGTCCTGGCTGCTGACCCTGGCCTGGTCGCGCTACGAGCTGATGCGGGAACGAGGCCGCATGCTGGCATTCGTGCGCAGAGTATTTCCGCAATGGGTGGGTATGCTGCCGGCGGCGCCTGGGCAATGGACGGAAACCGCTAATGTCGGGGCCGCCAGCACCGAAAGAGATGTCAGCGGTTTATGCCTGGCCACCGACATTGAGGGCTATACCACCATTGCCGCCAGACATTCGCCGCGGGAAATGTGGACGTTATTGAATACCTATTATCAAGTGCTGGGGCATCCTGTGGTATCGCACGACGGCGTGATCGCCGACGTGACCGGCGACGCGATGATGGCGGTGTGGTTCGACGCCCCGGCCAGCAGCCAACGCCGCGCCGCCTGTTTGGCCGCACTGGAAATGGCCACGGCGGTCGCCTCGTTCAACCTGTCCTCCAGTCTGGCACCGCTCGCCACCCGCATCGGTTTGCATGAAGGCGAGCTGACGCTCGGCCGCCTGGACGCCGGCGATACCAGCCATTACCGGGCGATCGGCGATACCGTCAACACCGCTTCGCGAATCCAGGGTGTCAACAAGTATCTGGGCACGAAGATACTGGCTTCCAAGTCGGTCACCGCCGACCTAACCGATATTGTCTATAGACCAGTCGGCGCCTTTCGTCTACTGGGCCGCGCCGAACCGGTGGAATTGCTGGAAATCGTCGGAACGGTGGGACAGATCGACGCCCAACACAACGCTTTGTATCGGCAGTTTGCCGATGGATTGCAGGCGTTCCGCCAGGGCCAGTGGAACGACGCGGCCCGGCTTTTTCAAGACGCGCTGGAGATGAACACCGATGACGGTCCGACGCGGTTCTATCGGCAACAAGCTCTGGCGCGCTTGCAAAACCCTGAGCAGGCTTGGGATGGTGTGATTACCTTGGATGGCAAATAG
- a CDS encoding ABC transporter ATP-binding protein — protein sequence MADACITVKNLTMTYGDFVIQRDLNFTINRGDVFIIMGGNGCGKTTLLRHMIGLKAPAQGDVCYGKQGLWQADPKVRQQILARTGVLFQSGALLSSMTLAENVALPITEATQLPAKKVREIVSYKLALVGLAGFEDYYPSELSGGMQKRAGLARAMALDPEILFFDEPSAGLDPITAKLLDDLILSLSSALSATIVVVTHDLDSIFAIGSNSVFLDAETRTVIDGGPPQKLLHESKHPNVIRFLNRGDQSEQNSNHRHMRNEA from the coding sequence ATGGCCGATGCCTGCATCACGGTAAAAAATTTGACGATGACTTACGGCGATTTCGTGATTCAGCGTGATCTGAATTTTACGATCAATCGCGGCGATGTGTTCATCATCATGGGCGGCAACGGCTGCGGTAAAACCACGCTGTTGCGGCATATGATAGGTTTAAAGGCACCGGCGCAAGGCGATGTCTGTTACGGCAAGCAGGGACTCTGGCAAGCCGACCCGAAAGTCCGCCAGCAAATTTTGGCGCGCACCGGTGTGCTGTTTCAAAGCGGTGCCTTGCTCAGCTCGATGACCTTGGCGGAAAACGTCGCGCTGCCGATTACCGAAGCTACCCAGTTGCCGGCCAAGAAGGTGAGGGAGATTGTTTCTTATAAACTGGCGCTGGTCGGCTTGGCCGGTTTCGAAGATTATTATCCCTCTGAACTGAGCGGCGGCATGCAAAAGCGCGCCGGTTTGGCGCGGGCCATGGCATTGGACCCGGAGATTCTGTTTTTCGACGAACCGTCGGCCGGCCTGGACCCGATTACTGCCAAATTGCTCGACGACCTGATCTTGAGCTTGAGCAGCGCCTTGTCGGCTACCATCGTCGTGGTCACCCACGATCTGGACAGTATTTTCGCGATCGGCAGCAATTCGGTGTTTCTGGATGCCGAAACCCGCACGGTCATCGACGGCGGTCCGCCGCAAAAGTTGTTACACGAATCCAAGCATCCGAACGTGATAAGGTTCCTGAATCGCGGCGATCAATCCGAGCAAAATAGCAATCATCGACATATGAGGAACGAGGCGTGA